Proteins encoded within one genomic window of Nonomuraea gerenzanensis:
- a CDS encoding SIS domain-containing protein, with the protein MVTTHTEAEIASQPSCWRRAVAAVPADALPRRGERVAVVGCGTSWFIAMAYAVLRERAGHGETDAFAASEFPHGRRYDRVLALTRSGTTTEVLDLLARTTDPSVAITADPGTPIMTAADEVVVLDYADEKSVVQTRFATTQLAMLRASLGEDLTQAIADAEEAVAAPLPDTLVQAEQFSFLGTGWAVGLAQEAALKMREASRSWTEAYPAMEYRHGPISIAAPGRVTWMLGSAPEGLRAQVEQTGGTFFETGLDPMAELIRAQRVAVARAFAQGLSPDEPMHLTRSVILSS; encoded by the coding sequence ATGGTGACCACCCACACCGAGGCCGAGATCGCGTCCCAGCCGTCCTGCTGGCGCCGCGCCGTGGCGGCCGTTCCCGCCGACGCGCTGCCGCGCCGGGGCGAGCGGGTCGCCGTCGTCGGCTGCGGTACGTCGTGGTTCATCGCGATGGCGTACGCGGTGCTGCGCGAGCGGGCCGGGCACGGCGAGACCGACGCGTTCGCCGCCTCCGAGTTCCCGCACGGGCGCCGCTACGACCGCGTGCTGGCGCTGACGCGCTCGGGCACCACGACCGAGGTCCTCGACCTGCTGGCGAGGACGACCGACCCGAGCGTCGCCATCACCGCCGACCCCGGCACACCGATCATGACGGCCGCCGACGAGGTCGTCGTGCTCGACTACGCCGACGAGAAGTCGGTCGTGCAGACCAGGTTCGCCACCACGCAGCTCGCCATGCTGCGCGCCTCCCTCGGCGAGGACCTCACCCAGGCGATCGCCGACGCCGAGGAGGCCGTGGCCGCGCCGCTGCCCGACACGCTGGTCCAGGCCGAGCAGTTCAGCTTCCTCGGCACCGGCTGGGCGGTCGGCCTGGCGCAGGAGGCCGCGCTGAAGATGCGCGAGGCGTCCCGCTCCTGGACTGAGGCCTACCCGGCGATGGAGTACCGGCACGGCCCGATCAGCATCGCCGCCCCGGGCCGGGTCACGTGGATGCTGGGCAGCGCCCCGGAGGGGCTGCGCGCGCAGGTCGAGCAGACCGGCGGCACGTTCTTCGAGACCGGGCTCGACCCCATGGCCGAGCTGATCCGCGCGCAGCGGGTCGCGGTGGCGCGGGCCTTCGCCCAGGGGCTGAGCCCCGACGAGCCCATGCACCTCACGCGATCTGTGATCCTTTCTTCATGA
- a CDS encoding DeoR/GlpR family DNA-binding transcription regulator — protein MSRYDRWNAILELLAQEGRLSVEEAAGALDVSTATIRRDFDQLAQQQMLMRTRGGAVAQSVSYDLPLRYKTARHADEKHRIAQAAAELVTPGAVIGMNGGTTTSELARTLATQATLESGFTIVTNALNIAAELTVRQHVKIVVTGGVARQQSYELIGPLAGGVLEQVTLDVAFLGVDGLDVELGASAHHEGEASVNHLLISRAAQVVVVADSSKIGKRAFSRICPIGQIDTLVTDAQLPDTLAGQLTDAGVKVVRA, from the coding sequence GTGTCCCGCTACGACCGCTGGAACGCCATCCTGGAGCTGCTGGCGCAGGAAGGCAGGCTGTCGGTGGAGGAGGCGGCCGGGGCGCTCGACGTCTCCACCGCGACGATCAGACGGGACTTCGACCAGCTCGCTCAGCAGCAGATGCTGATGCGCACGCGCGGTGGCGCGGTGGCGCAGAGCGTCAGCTACGACCTGCCGCTGCGCTACAAGACGGCCAGGCACGCCGACGAGAAGCACCGCATCGCGCAGGCCGCGGCCGAGCTGGTGACGCCGGGGGCCGTGATCGGGATGAACGGCGGGACGACCACCTCCGAGCTGGCCCGCACCCTCGCCACGCAGGCGACGCTGGAGAGCGGCTTCACGATCGTCACCAACGCGCTCAACATCGCGGCCGAGCTGACCGTCCGGCAGCACGTCAAGATCGTGGTGACCGGCGGGGTGGCCAGGCAGCAGTCGTACGAGCTGATCGGGCCGCTGGCCGGCGGGGTGCTGGAGCAGGTGACGCTGGACGTGGCCTTCCTCGGCGTCGACGGGCTGGACGTCGAGCTGGGCGCCTCGGCGCACCACGAGGGCGAGGCCAGCGTGAACCACCTGCTGATCAGCAGGGCCGCGCAGGTCGTGGTGGTGGCCGACTCCTCCAAGATCGGCAAGCGGGCGTTCTCCCGGATCTGCCCGATCGGCCAGATCGACACGCTCGTCACCGACGCGCAGCTCCCCGACACGCTGGCCGGCCAGCTCACGGACGCGGGCGTGAAGGTCGTCCGCGCCTGA
- the nagA gene encoding N-acetylglucosamine-6-phosphate deacetylase encodes MSLTLADARIVTPEGVHEGWLTIEDGRITHVGHGSAPGPGLSVGGRHVVPGFVDVHNHGGAGGSFPTGDLDRARDAVALHRRHGTTTTMASLVTDTVEGLTRAASALAELCEEGLLAGIHFEGPYIARSRCGAHDPTRLREPSPQEFAGLVKAGRGHVRMLTIAPELPGALDTIRMAVAEGVLAAIGHSDAGYEQAIEGIEAGATVATHLYNAMPPLGHRAPGPVAALLDDERVTVELVNDGVHVHPAMLRLAYEVAGPGRTALITDAMSATGLGDGDYVLGSMAVRVSDGVARLVEGGSIAGSTLTMDVAFRRGVQELGMSLPDAVQVASLTPARLLGLADRIGSIAVGKAADLVVLSDSLEVDGVLKDGVWITEP; translated from the coding sequence ATGAGCCTTACTCTTGCCGACGCCAGGATCGTGACGCCCGAGGGCGTGCACGAGGGGTGGCTGACCATCGAAGACGGCCGCATCACGCACGTCGGCCACGGATCCGCCCCTGGTCCCGGCCTCAGTGTGGGCGGGCGGCACGTCGTGCCGGGTTTCGTGGACGTGCACAACCACGGCGGCGCCGGCGGCTCCTTCCCCACCGGCGACCTCGACCGGGCCCGTGACGCCGTGGCGCTGCACCGCCGCCACGGCACCACGACCACGATGGCCAGCCTGGTCACCGACACGGTCGAGGGCCTGACCAGGGCGGCGTCGGCGCTGGCCGAGCTGTGCGAGGAGGGGCTGCTGGCCGGCATCCACTTCGAGGGCCCGTACATCGCCAGGTCCCGCTGCGGCGCGCACGACCCGACCCGGCTGCGCGAGCCCTCGCCGCAGGAGTTCGCGGGGCTGGTGAAGGCGGGGCGCGGGCACGTGCGCATGCTCACCATCGCGCCCGAGCTGCCAGGCGCGCTCGACACGATCAGGATGGCCGTCGCCGAGGGCGTGCTGGCCGCCATCGGGCACAGCGACGCCGGCTACGAGCAGGCCATCGAGGGCATCGAGGCGGGCGCGACCGTGGCCACGCACCTCTACAACGCGATGCCGCCGCTCGGCCACCGCGCGCCGGGGCCCGTGGCCGCGCTGCTGGACGACGAGCGGGTGACGGTCGAGCTGGTCAACGACGGGGTGCACGTGCATCCGGCCATGCTGCGGCTGGCGTACGAGGTGGCCGGGCCCGGCCGCACGGCGCTGATCACCGACGCCATGTCCGCCACCGGCCTGGGCGACGGCGACTACGTGCTCGGCTCGATGGCGGTGCGGGTGTCGGACGGCGTGGCGCGGCTGGTCGAGGGCGGCTCGATCGCGGGCTCCACGCTGACGATGGACGTGGCGTTCCGGCGCGGCGTCCAGGAGCTGGGCATGTCGCTGCCCGACGCCGTCCAGGTGGCCTCGCTGACGCCCGCGCGGCTGCTGGGCCTGGCCGACCGGATCGGCTCGATCGCCGTCGGCAAGGCGGCCGACCTGGTGGTGCTCTCCGATTCGCTGGAGGTGGACGGCGTGCTGAAGGACGGCGTCTGGATCACGGAGCCTTAA